GATATCTTCAAATAAATATTCGCCGATTAGACCTGCATGCCATGAAGTTCCACAACCAACAAGTATCAATCGATCAGCATTTAAAAAACGATTTAAATATTGGTCGATACCACTTAAGAACAAATGGTGTTCGCGTGATACCAAACGTCCACGCATCGCATCACGAATAGATTTTGGTTGTTCAAAAATCTCTTTTAACATAAAGTGTGGGTATCCACCTTTCTCTATGTCTTCCAAATCCAATTCTAGTTTTTGAATGAATGGAGTTTTGGTAACGTTCTCCAAATTTTTAACGACTAGGCTACCATCTTTGATGATTGCTATTTCTTGGTCATTAAGGTAAGTTACATTGTTCGTGTATTCGATAATCGGTGTTGCATCAGAGGCAACAAAATATTCGTCTTCACCAATCCCAATTACGAGTGGGGAACCTTTTCTCGCCGCAATCATCGATCTTTCATTATCTTTTGAAAGTACAACTATGGCGTAAGCTCCTACCACTTCGTTCAATGAAAGGCGAACGGCTTCTTCAATCGTACATTTGTTTTGTTTTTTGATTTCTTCAATCAAATGAATGAGAACTTCGGAATCCGTATCGGATTTGAATATGTGTCCATTACTCTCTAATTCTTTTTTAATAGAACTATAGTTCTCAATGATACCATTATGAATAATGGCAAGTTTTCCATCTGAACTTGTATGAGGGTGCGCATTACGATCGTTTGGTTCTCCGTGAGTTGCCCAACGTGTATGTCCAATCCCAAGACTTGCTTCTAATTTTCGATTTCCAATTTCAGTTTCTAAATCGGCAACCTTCCCTTTTTTTTTGACAATCTCCAGACCACCGTTTAACAGTGCAACACCTGCGCTGTCATACCCTCGGTATTCTAATCTTTTTAAACCTTTTATGATAACAGGAAGAGCCTGTCTTTTACCTAGATAACCTACGATTCCACACATTGTTTTACTCTCTTTAAAGTAGATTCCAAATCAGATTGGGATTTTGTTTCTGTTATGACACGAAAGATTGGTTCTGTATTGGAAGGCCTGATATGTATCCAAGAATCGGATACATACATCCACAAACCATCTTTTTCGGAAATGAGTTTGGGCGAAAACTCAGTTTGGAAATTGTGATATAAATTTTCCAAAGACATTCCCTTGGCCAATGGAAAAGATTGTTTGTCCATATATAATTTTGGAAGTCCATCCATCAGTTCGTCGATGGTTTTTCCTGTTTCCGCCATTAGGTTCAGAATATGAGCAATTCCGGAAACTGTATCACGTCCAAAGGATGGAATGTTTGGATCAATCACTCCACCATTTCCTTCTCCACCAAACACGGATTTGGTTCGAATCATTTCCTCAACTACGTTTGCTTCACCCACTTTGCTTCGTATCACTTCTCCACCAAAACGAGAAGCTACTTCTTCGTTCAAAAAACTTGTGGATAAATTGACGACTACTTTCGATTTTTTCTTTGATTCCGAAAGAACGTTCATAAGAGCCAAAGGCAAAGTGTATTCTTCTGAGATAGCTCCACGTTTCGGGGAAAACAAAACCAAACGATCAGCATCTGGATCCAAAGCAAAACCAATATCTGCTTTCGATTTTTTAAAGTATGGTTCGACTTTTTTTAATGCAGAAGCTGTTGGTTCTGGAGGACGTGGAAACGTTCCATCTGGATTACAATTATGCGAGATTACTTTGCAACCTAACATCTGTAAAAACTTAGGGATTACGTAAGAACCAGCGCCACCCACTGCATCAACAAATACTGTAAATTTTTTCTTCTTAATTTTGGAAACGTTGACTCTTTTTAAAACTGATGATAAGTGTAAGTCGATATAATCTTCACCAGAATCAATATAACTTTTAGGAGATATTTGTTCTTTTGTAAAGGACCCAGACTGGAGGATGGAAAGTAATTTCTGATTTTCTTCTGCCGAAAAGAAAAAACCTTTTTTG
The Leptospira bouyouniensis DNA segment above includes these coding regions:
- the glmS gene encoding glutamine--fructose-6-phosphate transaminase (isomerizing): MCGIVGYLGKRQALPVIIKGLKRLEYRGYDSAGVALLNGGLEIVKKKGKVADLETEIGNRKLEASLGIGHTRWATHGEPNDRNAHPHTSSDGKLAIIHNGIIENYSSIKKELESNGHIFKSDTDSEVLIHLIEEIKKQNKCTIEEAVRLSLNEVVGAYAIVVLSKDNERSMIAARKGSPLVIGIGEDEYFVASDATPIIEYTNNVTYLNDQEIAIIKDGSLVVKNLENVTKTPFIQKLELDLEDIEKGGYPHFMLKEIFEQPKSIRDAMRGRLVSREHHLFLSGIDQYLNRFLNADRLILVGCGTSWHAGLIGEYLFEDIARIPTEVEYASEFRYRNPIVTERDVVIAISQSGETADTLAAIELAKSKGALIFGVCNVVGSSIARASHAGAYLHAGPEIGVASTKAFTSQVTIITMMALYLGLKKGTISLSDYQTLLLELDSIPDKVAKILTKDEEIRNISEHFYRATNFLYLGRGFNFPVALEGALKLKEISYIHAEGYPAAEMKHGPIALIDEDMPVVFIATKDSSYEKVISNIQEVKARKGKVIAIVTEGDTEIQSMADFTFQIPKTADALVPLLAVIPLQLLSYHIAILRGCNVDQPRNLAKSVTVE
- the glmM gene encoding phosphoglucosamine mutase, which codes for MHFTKEYDLSSLMISISGVRGKIGQGFGLEEALAFSKSFATMMNEGTVVIGRDSRPSGPYLESLLTSALLASGCSVLTLGLVPTPTTKAVVNLAKANGGIMISASHNPMEWNAFKFISKKGFFFSAEENQKLLSILQSGSFTKEQISPKSYIDSGEDYIDLHLSSVLKRVNVSKIKKKKFTVFVDAVGGAGSYVIPKFLQMLGCKVISHNCNPDGTFPRPPEPTASALKKVEPYFKKSKADIGFALDPDADRLVLFSPKRGAISEEYTLPLALMNVLSESKKKSKVVVNLSTSFLNEEVASRFGGEVIRSKVGEANVVEEMIRTKSVFGGEGNGGVIDPNIPSFGRDTVSGIAHILNLMAETGKTIDELMDGLPKLYMDKQSFPLAKGMSLENLYHNFQTEFSPKLISEKDGLWMYVSDSWIHIRPSNTEPIFRVITETKSQSDLESTLKRVKQCVES